The following coding sequences lie in one Apium graveolens cultivar Ventura chromosome 3, ASM990537v1, whole genome shotgun sequence genomic window:
- the LOC141712420 gene encoding uncharacterized protein LOC141712420 isoform X5 has translation MESKNKKNKAPPISNSNPHPHSHLFQTLVSAAAAAPNGLKSSLLRKLYYVLVELSRSLWSCKEEGTGLVHFVYEIVPSGMRVTSEDLCRLSDILFKEFCKCFKQCNSDLSVSSDSKGDKQAISHPDMLASSAELSILLRCCLKIQDLLNQQGINDENGRRLFVILRTLSQLVSSGESSISLEDLCSSKICYGEDGSGSISAKEFVALICSLELTDSCIPVLSSIIEVFVDELSVSRKLGAYFSRIDSVYSTRHRLLVDYLGDCDLKIIWELICTHFLLFVSNERDIENLLSRLAWPHKEFLAPELSVNAALSLLDKPHMPCIPKLMQTHMISLVSEAIGFNLDCDHSKPDLKLVDHYLKIFRRSVVLYADHIAKLQIDGCPENSKFHFLKSNVSGQFFQAFESCVLPATREKINYLNTSFCGSWDSHCRDRFSRSKVAIMNLIVFEEGNLKALKSVDIGSRFPQKVARGHKSTSLVIAAKFLKMQSRNLSKIPPANVLMTIEDGQHSFSSNSGSLNAVATVGNNRNTAKTCDGVNYLRCIGVKSPDDDLADFIECKEGKDYSAWLKDRDKNRKRKYARQAVLIQKKKKNALKLAKAPNINDN, from the exons ATGGAGagcaaaaataagaaaaataaagCACCTCCCATCTCCAATTCCAATCCCCATCCTCATTCTCACCTCTTCCAAACCCTAGTttctgctgctgctgctgctccTAAT GGTCTAAAGTCATCATTGTTGAGAAAACTGTATTATGTTTTGGTTGAGTTGTCTAGAAGCCTATGGTCTTGCAAGGAAGAAGGGACTGGTTTAGTTCACTTTGTCTATGAAATTGTTCCAAGTGGAATGAGAGTAACAAGTGAAGATCTGTGTAGGCTCTCTGACATACTGTTTAAAGAATTTTGCAAGTGCTTTAAGCAGTGTAACTCTGATTTAAGCGTTAGTTCTGACAGTAAGGGTGATAAACAAGCAATCTCCCACCCGGATATGTTGGCTTCCTCCGCAGAGCTAAGTATCCTATTAAGATGTTGTTTGAAAATACAGGATCTGCTTAATCAGCAAGGTATTAATGATGAGAATGGACGACGTCTTTTTGTGATTTTAAGAACATTAAGTCAACTTGTATCAAGTGGGGAAAGTAGCATCAGCTTGGAGGATTTGTGTTCTAGTAAAATTTGTTATGGCGAAGATGGGTCTGGCAGTATATCTGCAAAAGAATTTGTTGCTTTAATATGTTCTTTAGAACTCACAGATTCATGCATCCCGGTCTTGTCATCAATTATTGAG GTGTTTGTGGATGAACTTTCTGTCAGCAGAAAACTAGGAGCCTACTTCAGTAGAATTGATTCTGTTTATTCAACTAGGCATAGACTATTAGTGGATTACTTGGGTGACTGTGACCTTAAGATAATATGGGAGTTGATCTGTACTCACTTTCTTCTATTTGTTTCTAATGAGCGAGATATTGAGAATCTTCTTAGTCGCTTAGCATGGCCGCACAAGGAGTTCTTAGCTCCAGAACTGAGTGTAAATGCCGCCTTGTCGTTGCTAGACAAGCCTCATATGCCATGTATACCAAAACTTATGCAAACGCATATGATATCACTGGTCTCTGAAGCAATTGGATTCAACTTGGATTGTGATCATTCTAAACCAGATCTTAAGCTTGTAGATCATTACCTTAAAATTTTTAGAAGGTCAGTCGTTTTGTATGCTGATCACATTGCTAAGCTGCAAATTGATGGCTGTCCTGAAAATAGTAAATTCCATTTTCTTAAATCAAATGTATCTGGGCAATTTTTTCAAGCATTTGAATCATGTGTTCTGCCTGCCACAAGAGAGAAGATTAATTATCTAAATACCAGCTTCTGTGGTTCGTGGGATTCACATTGCAGAGACAGGTTTTCAAGATCAAAAG TGGCAATCATGAATCTTATTGTTTTTGAGGAGGGAAATTTAAAAGCGTTGAAGTCGGTTGATATTGGATCCCGATTTCCTCAAAAG GTTGCGAGAGGCCACAAATCTACTAGTCTGGTTATTGCTGCTAAGTTTCTGAAGATGCAGTCCCGGAATTTAAG TAAGATTCCTCCTGCCAATGTTCTTATGACAATAGAAGATGGACAGCATTCATTTTCAAGCAATTCTGGTAGTTTAAATGCTGTTGCTACAGTGGGCAATAACCGCAATACCGCGAAAACATGTGATGGGGTCAATTATCTTAGATGCATTGGAGTAAAATCACCAGATGATGATTTGGCAGATTTCATCGAGTGCAAAGAGGGAAAAGATTACTCTGCATGGTTAAAAGATAGGGATAAAAACAGAAAGCGGAAATATGCGAGGCAGGCAGTATTGATacagaagaaaaagaaaaatgcCTTGAAGTTGGCTAAAG CACCAAACATTAATGACAACTAA
- the LOC141712420 gene encoding uncharacterized protein LOC141712420 isoform X2 — protein sequence MESKNKKNKAPPISNSNPHPHSHLFQTLVSAAAAAPNGLKSSLLRKLYYVLVELSRSLWSCKEEGTGLVHFVYEIVPSGMRVTSEDLCRLSDILFKEFCKCFKQCNSDLSVSSDSKGDKQAISHPDMLASSAELSILLRCCLKIQDLLNQQGINDENGRRLFVILRTLSQLVSSGESSISLEDLCSSKICYGEDGSGSISAKEFVALICSLELTDSCIPVLSSIIEVFVDELSVSRKLGAYFSRIDSVYSTRHRLLVDYLGDCDLKIIWELICTHFLLFVSNERDIENLLSRLAWPHKEFLAPELSVNAALSLLDKPHMPCIPKLMQTHMISLVSEAIGFNLDCDHSKPDLKLVDHYLKIFRRSVVLYADHIAKLQIDGCPENSKFHFLKSNVSGQFFQAFESCVLPATREKINYLNTSFCGSWDSHCRDRFSRSKGDLSTSAINYMKENVCIIDRSCRDDLLSVSLWCLWSRHKGFPESENLSSCKEYQCITSILDSFTAQNIDLPIKNSLCNQIESKLTKHEKSKLMLFHFLRLLSFSFLSGFDCLANSCILCIVAIMNLIVFEEGNLKALKSVDIGSRFPQKVARGHKSTSLVIAAKFLKMQSRNLSKIPPANVLMTIEDGQHSFSSNSGSLNAVATVGNNRNTAKTCDGVNYLRCIGVKSPDDDLADFIECKEGKDYSAWLKDRDKNRKRKYARQAVLIQKKKKNALKLAKAPNINDN from the exons ATGGAGagcaaaaataagaaaaataaagCACCTCCCATCTCCAATTCCAATCCCCATCCTCATTCTCACCTCTTCCAAACCCTAGTttctgctgctgctgctgctccTAAT GGTCTAAAGTCATCATTGTTGAGAAAACTGTATTATGTTTTGGTTGAGTTGTCTAGAAGCCTATGGTCTTGCAAGGAAGAAGGGACTGGTTTAGTTCACTTTGTCTATGAAATTGTTCCAAGTGGAATGAGAGTAACAAGTGAAGATCTGTGTAGGCTCTCTGACATACTGTTTAAAGAATTTTGCAAGTGCTTTAAGCAGTGTAACTCTGATTTAAGCGTTAGTTCTGACAGTAAGGGTGATAAACAAGCAATCTCCCACCCGGATATGTTGGCTTCCTCCGCAGAGCTAAGTATCCTATTAAGATGTTGTTTGAAAATACAGGATCTGCTTAATCAGCAAGGTATTAATGATGAGAATGGACGACGTCTTTTTGTGATTTTAAGAACATTAAGTCAACTTGTATCAAGTGGGGAAAGTAGCATCAGCTTGGAGGATTTGTGTTCTAGTAAAATTTGTTATGGCGAAGATGGGTCTGGCAGTATATCTGCAAAAGAATTTGTTGCTTTAATATGTTCTTTAGAACTCACAGATTCATGCATCCCGGTCTTGTCATCAATTATTGAG GTGTTTGTGGATGAACTTTCTGTCAGCAGAAAACTAGGAGCCTACTTCAGTAGAATTGATTCTGTTTATTCAACTAGGCATAGACTATTAGTGGATTACTTGGGTGACTGTGACCTTAAGATAATATGGGAGTTGATCTGTACTCACTTTCTTCTATTTGTTTCTAATGAGCGAGATATTGAGAATCTTCTTAGTCGCTTAGCATGGCCGCACAAGGAGTTCTTAGCTCCAGAACTGAGTGTAAATGCCGCCTTGTCGTTGCTAGACAAGCCTCATATGCCATGTATACCAAAACTTATGCAAACGCATATGATATCACTGGTCTCTGAAGCAATTGGATTCAACTTGGATTGTGATCATTCTAAACCAGATCTTAAGCTTGTAGATCATTACCTTAAAATTTTTAGAAGGTCAGTCGTTTTGTATGCTGATCACATTGCTAAGCTGCAAATTGATGGCTGTCCTGAAAATAGTAAATTCCATTTTCTTAAATCAAATGTATCTGGGCAATTTTTTCAAGCATTTGAATCATGTGTTCTGCCTGCCACAAGAGAGAAGATTAATTATCTAAATACCAGCTTCTGTGGTTCGTGGGATTCACATTGCAGAGACAGGTTTTCAAGATCAAAAGGTGATCTTTCAACTTCAGCTATAAACTACATGAAAGAGAATGTATGCATTATTGACAGATCTTGCAGAGATGATTTACTATCAGTC TCTCTTTGGTGTTTATGGAGTAGGCATAAAGGTTTTCCAGAATCTGAAAACCTCTCTTCATGTAAGGAATATCAATGTATCACCAGTATCTTAGACTCTTTCACTGCACAAAATATCGACCTACCAATTAAAAATTCTCTTTGCAACCAGATAGAATCTAAATTAACAAAGCACGAAAAGTCAAAGCTGATGCTTTTTCACTTTTTGCGCTTGCTCTCCTTCAGTTTTCTAAGTGGTTTTGATTGCTTAGCTAACAGCTGCATATTATGCATAGTGGCAATCATGAATCTTATTGTTTTTGAGGAGGGAAATTTAAAAGCGTTGAAGTCGGTTGATATTGGATCCCGATTTCCTCAAAAG GTTGCGAGAGGCCACAAATCTACTAGTCTGGTTATTGCTGCTAAGTTTCTGAAGATGCAGTCCCGGAATTTAAG TAAGATTCCTCCTGCCAATGTTCTTATGACAATAGAAGATGGACAGCATTCATTTTCAAGCAATTCTGGTAGTTTAAATGCTGTTGCTACAGTGGGCAATAACCGCAATACCGCGAAAACATGTGATGGGGTCAATTATCTTAGATGCATTGGAGTAAAATCACCAGATGATGATTTGGCAGATTTCATCGAGTGCAAAGAGGGAAAAGATTACTCTGCATGGTTAAAAGATAGGGATAAAAACAGAAAGCGGAAATATGCGAGGCAGGCAGTATTGATacagaagaaaaagaaaaatgcCTTGAAGTTGGCTAAAG CACCAAACATTAATGACAACTAA
- the LOC141712420 gene encoding uncharacterized protein LOC141712420 isoform X1, whose protein sequence is MESKNKKNKAPPISNSNPHPHSHLFQTLVSAAAAAPNGLKSSLLRKLYYVLVELSRSLWSCKEEGTGLVHFVYEIVPSGMRVTSEDLCRLSDILFKEFCKCFKQCNSDLSVSSDSKGDKQAISHPDMLASSAELSILLRCCLKIQDLLNQQGINDENGRRLFVILRTLSQLVSSGESSISLEDLCSSKICYGEDGSGSISAKEFVALICSLELTDSCIPVLSSIIEVFVDELSVSRKLGAYFSRIDSVYSTRHRLLVDYLGDCDLKIIWELICTHFLLFVSNERDIENLLSRLAWPHKEFLAPELSVNAALSLLDKPHMPCIPKLMQTHMISLVSEAIGFNLDCDHSKPDLKLVDHYLKIFRRSVVLYADHIAKLQIDGCPENSKFHFLKSNVSGQFFQAFESCVLPATREKINYLNTSFCGSWDSHCRDRFSRSKGDLSTSAINYMKENVCIIDRSCRDDLLSVVSSIITRASNDIDSVVFDAYDDASVQDVCFLTSLLKLISISLLQSLWCLWSRHKGFPESENLSSCKEYQCITSILDSFTAQNIDLPIKNSLCNQIESKLTKHEKSKLMLFHFLRLLSFSFLSGFDCLANSCILCIVAIMNLIVFEEGNLKALKSVDIGSRFPQKVARGHKSTSLVIAAKFLKMQSRNLSKIPPANVLMTIEDGQHSFSSNSGSLNAVATVGNNRNTAKTCDGVNYLRCIGVKSPDDDLADFIECKEGKDYSAWLKDRDKNRKRKYARQAVLIQKKKKNALKLAKAPNINDN, encoded by the exons ATGGAGagcaaaaataagaaaaataaagCACCTCCCATCTCCAATTCCAATCCCCATCCTCATTCTCACCTCTTCCAAACCCTAGTttctgctgctgctgctgctccTAAT GGTCTAAAGTCATCATTGTTGAGAAAACTGTATTATGTTTTGGTTGAGTTGTCTAGAAGCCTATGGTCTTGCAAGGAAGAAGGGACTGGTTTAGTTCACTTTGTCTATGAAATTGTTCCAAGTGGAATGAGAGTAACAAGTGAAGATCTGTGTAGGCTCTCTGACATACTGTTTAAAGAATTTTGCAAGTGCTTTAAGCAGTGTAACTCTGATTTAAGCGTTAGTTCTGACAGTAAGGGTGATAAACAAGCAATCTCCCACCCGGATATGTTGGCTTCCTCCGCAGAGCTAAGTATCCTATTAAGATGTTGTTTGAAAATACAGGATCTGCTTAATCAGCAAGGTATTAATGATGAGAATGGACGACGTCTTTTTGTGATTTTAAGAACATTAAGTCAACTTGTATCAAGTGGGGAAAGTAGCATCAGCTTGGAGGATTTGTGTTCTAGTAAAATTTGTTATGGCGAAGATGGGTCTGGCAGTATATCTGCAAAAGAATTTGTTGCTTTAATATGTTCTTTAGAACTCACAGATTCATGCATCCCGGTCTTGTCATCAATTATTGAG GTGTTTGTGGATGAACTTTCTGTCAGCAGAAAACTAGGAGCCTACTTCAGTAGAATTGATTCTGTTTATTCAACTAGGCATAGACTATTAGTGGATTACTTGGGTGACTGTGACCTTAAGATAATATGGGAGTTGATCTGTACTCACTTTCTTCTATTTGTTTCTAATGAGCGAGATATTGAGAATCTTCTTAGTCGCTTAGCATGGCCGCACAAGGAGTTCTTAGCTCCAGAACTGAGTGTAAATGCCGCCTTGTCGTTGCTAGACAAGCCTCATATGCCATGTATACCAAAACTTATGCAAACGCATATGATATCACTGGTCTCTGAAGCAATTGGATTCAACTTGGATTGTGATCATTCTAAACCAGATCTTAAGCTTGTAGATCATTACCTTAAAATTTTTAGAAGGTCAGTCGTTTTGTATGCTGATCACATTGCTAAGCTGCAAATTGATGGCTGTCCTGAAAATAGTAAATTCCATTTTCTTAAATCAAATGTATCTGGGCAATTTTTTCAAGCATTTGAATCATGTGTTCTGCCTGCCACAAGAGAGAAGATTAATTATCTAAATACCAGCTTCTGTGGTTCGTGGGATTCACATTGCAGAGACAGGTTTTCAAGATCAAAAGGTGATCTTTCAACTTCAGCTATAAACTACATGAAAGAGAATGTATGCATTATTGACAGATCTTGCAGAGATGATTTACTATCAGTCGTAAGTTCCATTATAACAAGAGCTTCTAATGATATTGACAGTGTGGTGTTTGATGCCTATGATGATGCAAGTGTACAAGATGTTTGTTTTCTCACCTCTTTGCTAAAGCTAATTAGCATATCATTGTTACAGTCTCTTTGGTGTTTATGGAGTAGGCATAAAGGTTTTCCAGAATCTGAAAACCTCTCTTCATGTAAGGAATATCAATGTATCACCAGTATCTTAGACTCTTTCACTGCACAAAATATCGACCTACCAATTAAAAATTCTCTTTGCAACCAGATAGAATCTAAATTAACAAAGCACGAAAAGTCAAAGCTGATGCTTTTTCACTTTTTGCGCTTGCTCTCCTTCAGTTTTCTAAGTGGTTTTGATTGCTTAGCTAACAGCTGCATATTATGCATAGTGGCAATCATGAATCTTATTGTTTTTGAGGAGGGAAATTTAAAAGCGTTGAAGTCGGTTGATATTGGATCCCGATTTCCTCAAAAG GTTGCGAGAGGCCACAAATCTACTAGTCTGGTTATTGCTGCTAAGTTTCTGAAGATGCAGTCCCGGAATTTAAG TAAGATTCCTCCTGCCAATGTTCTTATGACAATAGAAGATGGACAGCATTCATTTTCAAGCAATTCTGGTAGTTTAAATGCTGTTGCTACAGTGGGCAATAACCGCAATACCGCGAAAACATGTGATGGGGTCAATTATCTTAGATGCATTGGAGTAAAATCACCAGATGATGATTTGGCAGATTTCATCGAGTGCAAAGAGGGAAAAGATTACTCTGCATGGTTAAAAGATAGGGATAAAAACAGAAAGCGGAAATATGCGAGGCAGGCAGTATTGATacagaagaaaaagaaaaatgcCTTGAAGTTGGCTAAAG CACCAAACATTAATGACAACTAA
- the LOC141712420 gene encoding uncharacterized protein LOC141712420 isoform X3, protein MESKNKKNKAPPISNSNPHPHSHLFQTLVSAAAAAPNGLKSSLLRKLYYVLVELSRSLWSCKEEGTGLVHFVYEIVPSGMRVTSEDLCRLSDILFKEFCKCFKQCNSDLSVSSDSKGDKQAISHPDMLASSAELSILLRCCLKIQDLLNQQGINDENGRRLFVILRTLSQLVSSGESSISLEDLCSSKICYGEDGSGSISAKEFVALICSLELTDSCIPVLSSIIEVFVDELSVSRKLGAYFSRIDSVYSTRHRLLVDYLGDCDLKIIWELICTHFLLFVSNERDIENLLSRLAWPHKEFLAPELSVNAALSLLDKPHMPCIPKLMQTHMISLVSEAIGFNLDCDHSKPDLKLVDHYLKIFRRSVVLYADHIAKLQIDGCPENSKFHFLKSNVSGQFFQAFESCVLPATREKINYLNTSFCGSWDSHCRDRFSRSKGDLSTSAINYMKENVCIIDRSCRDDLLSVVSSIITRASNDIDSVVFDAYDDASVQDVCFLTSLLKLISISLLQSLWCLWSRHKGFPESENLSSLAIMNLIVFEEGNLKALKSVDIGSRFPQKVARGHKSTSLVIAAKFLKMQSRNLSKIPPANVLMTIEDGQHSFSSNSGSLNAVATVGNNRNTAKTCDGVNYLRCIGVKSPDDDLADFIECKEGKDYSAWLKDRDKNRKRKYARQAVLIQKKKKNALKLAKAPNINDN, encoded by the exons ATGGAGagcaaaaataagaaaaataaagCACCTCCCATCTCCAATTCCAATCCCCATCCTCATTCTCACCTCTTCCAAACCCTAGTttctgctgctgctgctgctccTAAT GGTCTAAAGTCATCATTGTTGAGAAAACTGTATTATGTTTTGGTTGAGTTGTCTAGAAGCCTATGGTCTTGCAAGGAAGAAGGGACTGGTTTAGTTCACTTTGTCTATGAAATTGTTCCAAGTGGAATGAGAGTAACAAGTGAAGATCTGTGTAGGCTCTCTGACATACTGTTTAAAGAATTTTGCAAGTGCTTTAAGCAGTGTAACTCTGATTTAAGCGTTAGTTCTGACAGTAAGGGTGATAAACAAGCAATCTCCCACCCGGATATGTTGGCTTCCTCCGCAGAGCTAAGTATCCTATTAAGATGTTGTTTGAAAATACAGGATCTGCTTAATCAGCAAGGTATTAATGATGAGAATGGACGACGTCTTTTTGTGATTTTAAGAACATTAAGTCAACTTGTATCAAGTGGGGAAAGTAGCATCAGCTTGGAGGATTTGTGTTCTAGTAAAATTTGTTATGGCGAAGATGGGTCTGGCAGTATATCTGCAAAAGAATTTGTTGCTTTAATATGTTCTTTAGAACTCACAGATTCATGCATCCCGGTCTTGTCATCAATTATTGAG GTGTTTGTGGATGAACTTTCTGTCAGCAGAAAACTAGGAGCCTACTTCAGTAGAATTGATTCTGTTTATTCAACTAGGCATAGACTATTAGTGGATTACTTGGGTGACTGTGACCTTAAGATAATATGGGAGTTGATCTGTACTCACTTTCTTCTATTTGTTTCTAATGAGCGAGATATTGAGAATCTTCTTAGTCGCTTAGCATGGCCGCACAAGGAGTTCTTAGCTCCAGAACTGAGTGTAAATGCCGCCTTGTCGTTGCTAGACAAGCCTCATATGCCATGTATACCAAAACTTATGCAAACGCATATGATATCACTGGTCTCTGAAGCAATTGGATTCAACTTGGATTGTGATCATTCTAAACCAGATCTTAAGCTTGTAGATCATTACCTTAAAATTTTTAGAAGGTCAGTCGTTTTGTATGCTGATCACATTGCTAAGCTGCAAATTGATGGCTGTCCTGAAAATAGTAAATTCCATTTTCTTAAATCAAATGTATCTGGGCAATTTTTTCAAGCATTTGAATCATGTGTTCTGCCTGCCACAAGAGAGAAGATTAATTATCTAAATACCAGCTTCTGTGGTTCGTGGGATTCACATTGCAGAGACAGGTTTTCAAGATCAAAAGGTGATCTTTCAACTTCAGCTATAAACTACATGAAAGAGAATGTATGCATTATTGACAGATCTTGCAGAGATGATTTACTATCAGTCGTAAGTTCCATTATAACAAGAGCTTCTAATGATATTGACAGTGTGGTGTTTGATGCCTATGATGATGCAAGTGTACAAGATGTTTGTTTTCTCACCTCTTTGCTAAAGCTAATTAGCATATCATTGTTACAGTCTCTTTGGTGTTTATGGAGTAGGCATAAAGGTTTTCCAGAATCTGAAAACCTCTCTTCAT TGGCAATCATGAATCTTATTGTTTTTGAGGAGGGAAATTTAAAAGCGTTGAAGTCGGTTGATATTGGATCCCGATTTCCTCAAAAG GTTGCGAGAGGCCACAAATCTACTAGTCTGGTTATTGCTGCTAAGTTTCTGAAGATGCAGTCCCGGAATTTAAG TAAGATTCCTCCTGCCAATGTTCTTATGACAATAGAAGATGGACAGCATTCATTTTCAAGCAATTCTGGTAGTTTAAATGCTGTTGCTACAGTGGGCAATAACCGCAATACCGCGAAAACATGTGATGGGGTCAATTATCTTAGATGCATTGGAGTAAAATCACCAGATGATGATTTGGCAGATTTCATCGAGTGCAAAGAGGGAAAAGATTACTCTGCATGGTTAAAAGATAGGGATAAAAACAGAAAGCGGAAATATGCGAGGCAGGCAGTATTGATacagaagaaaaagaaaaatgcCTTGAAGTTGGCTAAAG CACCAAACATTAATGACAACTAA
- the LOC141712420 gene encoding uncharacterized protein LOC141712420 isoform X4, with protein MESKNKKNKAPPISNSNPHPHSHLFQTLVSAAAAAPNGLKSSLLRKLYYVLVELSRSLWSCKEEGTGLVHFVYEIVPSGMRVTSEDLCRLSDILFKEFCKCFKQCNSDLSVSSDSKGDKQAISHPDMLASSAELSILLRCCLKIQDLLNQQGINDENGRRLFVILRTLSQLVSSGESSISLEDLCSSKICYGEDGSGSISAKEFVALICSLELTDSCIPVLSSIIEVFVDELSVSRKLGAYFSRIDSVYSTRHRLLVDYLGDCDLKIIWELICTHFLLFVSNERDIENLLSRLAWPHKEFLAPELSVNAALSLLDKPHMPCIPKLMQTHMISLVSEAIGFNLDCDHSKPDLKLVDHYLKIFRRSVVLYADHIAKLQIDGCPENSKFHFLKSNVSGQFFQAFESCVLPATREKINYLNTSFCGSWDSHCRDRFSRSKGDLSTSAINYMKENVCIIDRSCRDDLLSVSLWCLWSRHKGFPESENLSSLAIMNLIVFEEGNLKALKSVDIGSRFPQKVARGHKSTSLVIAAKFLKMQSRNLSKIPPANVLMTIEDGQHSFSSNSGSLNAVATVGNNRNTAKTCDGVNYLRCIGVKSPDDDLADFIECKEGKDYSAWLKDRDKNRKRKYARQAVLIQKKKKNALKLAKAPNINDN; from the exons ATGGAGagcaaaaataagaaaaataaagCACCTCCCATCTCCAATTCCAATCCCCATCCTCATTCTCACCTCTTCCAAACCCTAGTttctgctgctgctgctgctccTAAT GGTCTAAAGTCATCATTGTTGAGAAAACTGTATTATGTTTTGGTTGAGTTGTCTAGAAGCCTATGGTCTTGCAAGGAAGAAGGGACTGGTTTAGTTCACTTTGTCTATGAAATTGTTCCAAGTGGAATGAGAGTAACAAGTGAAGATCTGTGTAGGCTCTCTGACATACTGTTTAAAGAATTTTGCAAGTGCTTTAAGCAGTGTAACTCTGATTTAAGCGTTAGTTCTGACAGTAAGGGTGATAAACAAGCAATCTCCCACCCGGATATGTTGGCTTCCTCCGCAGAGCTAAGTATCCTATTAAGATGTTGTTTGAAAATACAGGATCTGCTTAATCAGCAAGGTATTAATGATGAGAATGGACGACGTCTTTTTGTGATTTTAAGAACATTAAGTCAACTTGTATCAAGTGGGGAAAGTAGCATCAGCTTGGAGGATTTGTGTTCTAGTAAAATTTGTTATGGCGAAGATGGGTCTGGCAGTATATCTGCAAAAGAATTTGTTGCTTTAATATGTTCTTTAGAACTCACAGATTCATGCATCCCGGTCTTGTCATCAATTATTGAG GTGTTTGTGGATGAACTTTCTGTCAGCAGAAAACTAGGAGCCTACTTCAGTAGAATTGATTCTGTTTATTCAACTAGGCATAGACTATTAGTGGATTACTTGGGTGACTGTGACCTTAAGATAATATGGGAGTTGATCTGTACTCACTTTCTTCTATTTGTTTCTAATGAGCGAGATATTGAGAATCTTCTTAGTCGCTTAGCATGGCCGCACAAGGAGTTCTTAGCTCCAGAACTGAGTGTAAATGCCGCCTTGTCGTTGCTAGACAAGCCTCATATGCCATGTATACCAAAACTTATGCAAACGCATATGATATCACTGGTCTCTGAAGCAATTGGATTCAACTTGGATTGTGATCATTCTAAACCAGATCTTAAGCTTGTAGATCATTACCTTAAAATTTTTAGAAGGTCAGTCGTTTTGTATGCTGATCACATTGCTAAGCTGCAAATTGATGGCTGTCCTGAAAATAGTAAATTCCATTTTCTTAAATCAAATGTATCTGGGCAATTTTTTCAAGCATTTGAATCATGTGTTCTGCCTGCCACAAGAGAGAAGATTAATTATCTAAATACCAGCTTCTGTGGTTCGTGGGATTCACATTGCAGAGACAGGTTTTCAAGATCAAAAGGTGATCTTTCAACTTCAGCTATAAACTACATGAAAGAGAATGTATGCATTATTGACAGATCTTGCAGAGATGATTTACTATCAGTC TCTCTTTGGTGTTTATGGAGTAGGCATAAAGGTTTTCCAGAATCTGAAAACCTCTCTTCAT TGGCAATCATGAATCTTATTGTTTTTGAGGAGGGAAATTTAAAAGCGTTGAAGTCGGTTGATATTGGATCCCGATTTCCTCAAAAG GTTGCGAGAGGCCACAAATCTACTAGTCTGGTTATTGCTGCTAAGTTTCTGAAGATGCAGTCCCGGAATTTAAG TAAGATTCCTCCTGCCAATGTTCTTATGACAATAGAAGATGGACAGCATTCATTTTCAAGCAATTCTGGTAGTTTAAATGCTGTTGCTACAGTGGGCAATAACCGCAATACCGCGAAAACATGTGATGGGGTCAATTATCTTAGATGCATTGGAGTAAAATCACCAGATGATGATTTGGCAGATTTCATCGAGTGCAAAGAGGGAAAAGATTACTCTGCATGGTTAAAAGATAGGGATAAAAACAGAAAGCGGAAATATGCGAGGCAGGCAGTATTGATacagaagaaaaagaaaaatgcCTTGAAGTTGGCTAAAG CACCAAACATTAATGACAACTAA